The genomic region CGAAGTCGAGGCCAAGCGCGTCGAATACGAGAAGTGGATGGCGCTGCGCGACGACTTCCTGAAAAAGGCCGAAGCCAGCGTCGTCGAGATCTATTCGCGCATGAAGCCCGAAGCTGCGGCGACCCAGATCGCCGGCATGGCCGACGAGACCGCCGCCGCCGTGCTCGCCAAGCTCAGCCCACGCAGCTCGAGCGCGATCTTCAACGAGATGGACACGGCACGCGCGGCGCACCTCGCCGACCTGCTCGGCGGCATGCGTCGCGTGGACGACGGAAAGAGCAAATAGATGAACCAGCCGATCCTCTCCCTCCTTGCGGCATCGGTGCTCCTGGCCGGGTGCTACCATGATCCGGCCGAAGTCCTGATCGGTCCGCAGATGTCGCCTGTCGGCAGCGGCCTGCGGATGCAGGCCGACCCGATCCCGGTGACGCCGCGCATGCGCACGCCGGTCAGCTACCGCTCCACCTGGGACGACGGCACCGATCTTTACCGCGATCCCCGCGCCCGCCGCACCGGCGATGTCGTGACGGTGATCATCTCGATGCAGGACAAGGCCAAGCTCGACAACAAGACCGGCCGCTCGCGCGATTCGCAGGTCAAGTTCGGGCTCGACTGGCTGATGGACGTCGCCGGATGGAACGACACGGGCCAGGCCAACGCCAATCTCAGCACCAACACCCAGATCAAGGGCAACGGCCAGATCGACCGCACCGAGGATATCAAGCTGTCGATCGCGGCCATCGTCACCGACGTGCTGCCGAACGGCAACATGATGATCAGCGGTTCGCAGGAATTTCGCGTCAACACGGAGATGCGCGTGCTCAACGTCGGCGGCATCGTGCGTCCGCGTGATATCTCGCGGGCCAACACGATCTCCTACGACAAGATCGCCGAGGCGCGCGTGTCCTATGGCGGGCGCGGAAATCTGTCGGACGTGCAGCAGCCTGGATGGGGACACCGGATCTATGATGCCGTGGCACCGTTCTGAGACCGGCGCCGGCCGGGGCGCGTTCCGATGGCAGGGGACGCCATGCGCCTGATTGCCGCCATCGTCGTGCTGACCCTGATCGCGATCGGCGCGGGCGCGGTTGCAGGCCTGCATCTGATCGCCACCGCCGAGCGCGTTGCCGACGCGAAGAAGAGCGCCACGCCGCCGCCGATCGCGTCGAGCTACGCCGGCAGCGCGCGGCTCAGGAAATTGTCCCCGATCGTGACCAATCTCGCCGCGCCGGCCAACAATTGGGCGCGCATCGAAGCCTCGATGGTGACCGACAGCATGAGCGACGAGGATGCCGGCATTCTGGCCGCCCATATCAGCGAGGACATCGTGACCTATCTGCGGTCGGCGACCGTTGCCCAGTTCGAGGGATCGCGCGGACTCCAGCATCTGCGTGACGACCTGACCGAGCGCGCCAATATCCGCTCGTCGGGCAAGGTCCGCGAATTGATCATCGAGACGCTGGTGATCCAGTGAGGGTGAAAGTCCTGCTGCTCGCGTTGGTTCTGGTTGTGCTGCCCGAAGCGGCGCTGGCCCAGATTCCCGACCTGAATTCCCTGCTGCCGCCCGGAAACGGCTCGACCAGCGGCCGGATCATCCAGCTGATGGCGCTGATCACGGTGCT from Bradyrhizobium sp. CB1015 harbors:
- the flgH gene encoding flagellar basal body L-ring protein FlgH produces the protein MNQPILSLLAASVLLAGCYHDPAEVLIGPQMSPVGSGLRMQADPIPVTPRMRTPVSYRSTWDDGTDLYRDPRARRTGDVVTVIISMQDKAKLDNKTGRSRDSQVKFGLDWLMDVAGWNDTGQANANLSTNTQIKGNGQIDRTEDIKLSIAAIVTDVLPNGNMMISGSQEFRVNTEMRVLNVGGIVRPRDISRANTISYDKIAEARVSYGGRGNLSDVQQPGWGHRIYDAVAPF
- a CDS encoding flagellar basal body-associated FliL family protein; its protein translation is MRLIAAIVVLTLIAIGAGAVAGLHLIATAERVADAKKSATPPPIASSYAGSARLRKLSPIVTNLAAPANNWARIEASMVTDSMSDEDAGILAAHISEDIVTYLRSATVAQFEGSRGLQHLRDDLTERANIRSSGKVRELIIETLVIQ